ACAACTGCTGCAGATAATCATGCTGATGTCACTAGAGGCATGGAGGGCAAAGTTGATATAATAAAGAATGTTGCCAGGTTTGGAATTGATACTGTTCTGGTAAATGGTAATAAACCTGGTAGGTTATATAGTGTATTAGTTGGGAAGGATACCAAATGCACTATTGTTAGGGGTCTGTAAAAAATGAATCAAACTGAGAGTAGAAAAGATGAGCATGTTAGGATCTCTTTAGCTAAAGATGTTTCAGCTCATCATAACTTTTGGGATGACGTTAAACTAATTCATAATGCTCTACCTGAGATAAACAAGGATGAGGTTGATCTTTCTACTAAATTGTTTAAAAAGAAGATTGGTGCACCTCTGGTTATTTCTGGTATGACTGGTGGTTACAGACGTGCTAAACAGATAAATGAGAACCTTGCTATTGCTGCTGAAAAATTTCAGATAGGTATGGGCGTTGGTTCTCAGAGATCTGCTTTGGAAAACAAAGATTTGAGAGATACTTATAGTGTAATAAAAAACTATGATATCCCTCTGCGTTTCGCTAATATTGGTGCTTCGCAGCTTGTTTTGTGGGGCCATAAAAAAACTTTAGAAAATGCTCATAAAATGATTGATATGATTGATGCTAATGTTTTTGTTGTTTGCCTTAATTTTTTGCAGGAGGTTGTCCAGTTTGAGGGCGAGGCTAACGCGAAAGGTTGTTTCAATGCGATAAAGAGTCTAGCTGAGGATTTGGATTTACCTGTTGTGGTCAAGGAGTCTGGTGCTGGTATCTCTTTTGATGTTGCTAAACGTCTCTCGAAAACTAGGATAGCTGGTATTGATGTTGGTGGTATGGGCGGTACGTCTTTTGCTGCCATCGAGCATTACAGGGCTAAGATGATAAATGATGTTCTTCATGAGCGTGGTGGTAAGACTTTTTGGGATTGGGGTATACCAACTCCTTTGTCTATTTTGGATGTTGGTGAGGCGACAAACTGGAAACTGCCTATTATTGCTACAGGTGGCATAAGGAATGGTTTGGATGCAGCCAAAGCATTGGCGCTTGGTGCAAACTGCGCTGGTGTGGCCCATGCTTTTTTGAAGCCAGCAACTATCAGTAAAAAATCCACTGTTTTTGAAGTTGAGTTGATGATTAAAGAGTTACGTGCTGCTATGTTTCTTGTTGGTGCTGATAAGGTTTCTAAGATGTCTGATGTTGGTGCTGAGGTATGGATTTAAAATCTGAGCTTGAGAGAAGAGCAAATCTTTTTAATGTAGAGTTACGAAATTTTTTGATAGACAGTAAACCGAAGGTTCTTTATGATGCGGCTAGACATCTTCCTATGGCTGGTGGAAAACGGCTACGCCCATGTATATCTATGTTAGCTGGTGAGGCTGTGTCTGGTGATTCAAAAAAGGTTATGCCTTTTGCTATTGCTATAGAGCTTATTCATAATTTTACTCTTGTCCATGATGATATCATGGATAAGTCGCATCTTAGGAGAAATTTACCTACTGTTCACATAAAGTTTGGTGAGCCAACCGCTATTATGGCAGGTGATCTGCTTTTTGCTAAAGCGTTTGAGTCAATTCATAACATGGAGGATATCTATGTTTTCAGAAAACTTGATTACGGGCTTGTAAAATGTGTTGAAGAGATATGTGAAGGCCAGCAACTTGATATGGAGTTTGAAAAAAGAGATATAGTTTCAGAAAAAGAATATCTTGAGATGATAATGAAAAAAACAGCTTTTTTGTTCATGTTCGCTGCAGAAGGTGGTGCTATAGCTGCTGATGGAACCAAAGAAGAAGTCAATGCTCTTAAAGAGTACGGTAAATTTCTTGGTTTGGCTTTTCAGATATGGGATGATTATCTTGATATCAGTAGTAGAGAAGAAACTCTTGGTAAAGATATTGGTAACGACATTAGAAATGGTAAAAAAACACTCATAGCTGTTTATACGCTGAACAATGTTAGTGGT
The genomic region above belongs to Candidatus Thermoplasmatota archaeon and contains:
- the fni gene encoding type 2 isopentenyl-diphosphate Delta-isomerase: MNQTESRKDEHVRISLAKDVSAHHNFWDDVKLIHNALPEINKDEVDLSTKLFKKKIGAPLVISGMTGGYRRAKQINENLAIAAEKFQIGMGVGSQRSALENKDLRDTYSVIKNYDIPLRFANIGASQLVLWGHKKTLENAHKMIDMIDANVFVVCLNFLQEVVQFEGEANAKGCFNAIKSLAEDLDLPVVVKESGAGISFDVAKRLSKTRIAGIDVGGMGGTSFAAIEHYRAKMINDVLHERGGKTFWDWGIPTPLSILDVGEATNWKLPIIATGGIRNGLDAAKALALGANCAGVAHAFLKPATISKKSTVFEVELMIKELRAAMFLVGADKVSKMSDVGAEVWI
- a CDS encoding kinase — protein: TTAADNHADVTRGMEGKVDIIKNVARFGIDTVLVNGNKPGRLYSVLVGKDTKCTIVRGL
- a CDS encoding polyprenyl synthetase family protein, which codes for MDLKSELERRANLFNVELRNFLIDSKPKVLYDAARHLPMAGGKRLRPCISMLAGEAVSGDSKKVMPFAIAIELIHNFTLVHDDIMDKSHLRRNLPTVHIKFGEPTAIMAGDLLFAKAFESIHNMEDIYVFRKLDYGLVKCVEEICEGQQLDMEFEKRDIVSEKEYLEMIMKKTAFLFMFAAEGGAIAADGTKEEVNALKEYGKFLGLAFQIWDDYLDISSREETLGKDIGNDIRNGKKTLIAVYTLNNVSGGDKKLLGNIFGNKDASEEEVRMVFDLFKKTKSIDYARETAVEYCNKAKEALGVLKESDA